Proteins encoded in a region of the Flavobacterium sp. MDT1-60 genome:
- a CDS encoding glycoside hydrolase family 43 protein — protein sequence MKLKYSIIISFVCSFVFSQNNYFAPGKQWKDTDGVHINAHGGGVVFVDGTYYWYGEYKTSGRKGNTSLEGVSCYSSKDLYNWKNEGIVLKVEQDPNSEITKGCVIERPKVVFNKKTGKYIMWFHLELKGQGYNAARAAVAVSDSPKGPFKYKKSYRPNKGVWPIDFKDEYKTASTNEAGLKSWSPEWLTAVKNGMLVRKDFDKGQMSRDMTVYIDDDAKGYLICSSEENLTLHISELTDDYLDFTGKWTRVAPTGHNEAPAVFKKDGVYYMITSGCTGWDPNAARSFKSNSIWGPWQALGNPCVGKDAELTFHSQSTYILPVQGEKDQFIFMADRWKPDNPIDGSYVWLPITITDQKPILKWLDEWNLTSFEK from the coding sequence ATGAAATTAAAATATTCGATAATTATAAGTTTTGTATGTTCTTTTGTTTTCTCGCAAAACAATTATTTTGCTCCGGGAAAACAGTGGAAAGATACAGATGGAGTGCATATTAATGCCCATGGAGGTGGTGTTGTTTTTGTTGACGGGACTTATTATTGGTACGGAGAATACAAGACTTCGGGCCGCAAAGGAAATACATCTTTAGAGGGTGTCAGTTGTTACAGCTCAAAAGATTTATACAATTGGAAAAATGAAGGTATTGTATTAAAAGTGGAACAAGATCCTAATTCCGAAATAACAAAAGGCTGTGTAATAGAGCGTCCAAAAGTTGTTTTTAATAAAAAAACGGGTAAATATATTATGTGGTTTCATTTGGAACTTAAAGGACAAGGTTATAATGCTGCAAGAGCAGCTGTTGCCGTAAGTGATTCTCCAAAAGGCCCCTTTAAATATAAAAAATCATATCGCCCTAATAAAGGAGTTTGGCCAATAGATTTTAAAGATGAATATAAAACGGCTTCAACGAATGAGGCTGGTTTGAAATCCTGGAGCCCCGAATGGCTTACAGCAGTAAAAAACGGAATGTTGGTTCGTAAGGATTTTGATAAGGGACAAATGTCCAGAGATATGACTGTATATATTGATGATGATGCTAAGGGGTATCTTATTTGCTCTTCAGAAGAAAATTTGACACTTCATATTTCAGAACTTACAGACGACTATTTAGATTTTACCGGAAAATGGACAAGAGTTGCGCCGACAGGTCATAATGAAGCTCCTGCAGTTTTTAAAAAAGATGGGGTTTATTATATGATAACTTCTGGCTGTACCGGTTGGGATCCTAATGCGGCACGTTCGTTTAAATCTAATTCTATTTGGGGACCATGGCAGGCTTTAGGAAATCCGTGTGTGGGTAAAGATGCGGAACTTACATTTCATTCACAAAGCACTTATATTCTTCCCGTTCAGGGAGAAAAAGATCAATTTATTTTTATGGCTGACAGATGGAAACCTGATAATCCTATAGATGGCAGTTATGTCTGGTTGCCGATAACAATCACAGATCAAAAACCAATTTTAAAATGGCTTGACGAATGGAACCTGACTTCTTTTGAAAAATAA
- a CDS encoding RagB/SusD family nutrient uptake outer membrane protein — protein MKRYIKNKISTLAPLVVVAALLVSCSEDFLEPDPLSFYEPETTFTTESGLQATLAIADKGLRNNYIHYNAASNSVPIGTEYVFSDMAKYGKTDNSSTISDFANTIVPTGSFKTATNDDFYLGFYWDEGYTGIKYANTVLTYIDNVTSLTEEVKRKYIGQAYFHRAYRYLNLVYQFGDIPLITKILEVPKQSYYSTKKEAIIEMITADMEKAVEWVPDQSKLPYVGVVNKGACRQLLIKCYLASGRFKDAETQADLLINQSGYSLMQGSFGTFDPGGNPTTWAINRNVIWDLHRPENKVIAGNREAILVMPNGGVQSFLPFASMRIFGPNWNSGTLTTPDGKQAANRFASNNANYQAKYDYARALGRGIGTISASYYSQHPMWVVNGIEDKQDLRHNSAVGNWVNMEDLKYSDKSSAFYQQNFRLKNGTTFLSKDTLREWFDFPLYKIYLHDVVNETNPNATDFQGASTGSKAHWYLYRLAETYLLRAEARFYQGNVGGATQDVNVIRARAGASQMYGQVTIGDICAERGRELYLEEWRNAELKRISHCLALSGKPDEWGQTYNKTNWDKQSGTDAAGGSYWYQRISHYTLYNKYPSGIVVPNGTKFYTMDKRNNYWPIPNSAITANIKGKLSQNFGYDGYDPNVKVWDKWQDAVADETQL, from the coding sequence ATGAAAAGATATATAAAAAATAAAATCTCAACACTTGCACCTTTAGTAGTAGTGGCTGCTCTTTTGGTTTCCTGTTCAGAGGATTTTCTGGAGCCGGATCCGCTTTCGTTTTACGAACCAGAAACTACATTTACTACTGAATCTGGGTTGCAGGCGACTTTGGCAATTGCTGATAAAGGGTTGCGTAATAATTATATTCATTATAATGCTGCCTCAAACAGTGTGCCTATCGGTACGGAATATGTTTTCTCTGATATGGCAAAATACGGAAAAACGGATAATAGTAGCACTATTTCTGATTTTGCTAACACTATAGTGCCTACCGGAAGTTTTAAAACAGCAACAAATGATGATTTTTATCTTGGATTTTACTGGGATGAAGGTTATACAGGTATTAAATATGCTAATACCGTATTGACATACATTGATAATGTGACAAGTTTAACTGAAGAAGTTAAACGTAAATATATCGGTCAGGCCTATTTTCACAGAGCATACCGTTATCTTAATCTGGTATATCAATTTGGAGATATACCATTGATTACTAAAATCCTGGAGGTTCCAAAGCAGAGTTATTATTCTACTAAAAAAGAAGCTATCATTGAAATGATTACAGCAGATATGGAAAAGGCTGTAGAATGGGTACCGGATCAGTCAAAACTACCGTATGTGGGTGTGGTAAACAAAGGCGCATGTCGTCAGTTATTGATTAAGTGTTACCTGGCTTCCGGAAGATTTAAAGACGCAGAAACACAGGCAGATTTACTGATTAATCAATCTGGCTATTCTTTAATGCAGGGTTCTTTTGGAACTTTTGACCCAGGAGGAAATCCAACAACATGGGCGATAAACAGAAATGTAATCTGGGATTTACACAGACCTGAAAATAAGGTTATTGCTGGTAACAGAGAAGCCATATTGGTTATGCCGAATGGAGGAGTACAATCATTTTTACCGTTTGCTTCAATGAGAATTTTTGGTCCAAACTGGAATTCGGGTACTCTTACCACTCCTGATGGAAAACAAGCAGCAAATCGTTTTGCTTCAAATAATGCTAATTATCAGGCTAAATATGATTATGCAAGAGCATTAGGACGTGGTATTGGTACTATTAGCGCTTCCTATTATTCACAACACCCTATGTGGGTTGTAAACGGTATTGAGGATAAGCAGGATCTTAGACATAATAGCGCTGTTGGGAACTGGGTAAATATGGAAGATCTTAAATACAGTGATAAGAGTTCTGCGTTCTACCAACAAAATTTTAGATTAAAAAATGGTACCACTTTTTTGTCAAAAGATACGCTTCGTGAATGGTTTGATTTTCCCTTGTATAAAATCTATTTGCATGATGTTGTAAATGAAACTAATCCAAATGCAACTGATTTTCAAGGAGCTAGTACCGGAAGTAAAGCACATTGGTATTTATATCGTTTAGCTGAAACTTATTTGCTAAGAGCAGAAGCACGTTTTTATCAGGGTAATGTAGGCGGAGCAACTCAGGACGTGAATGTTATCAGAGCCAGAGCCGGAGCTTCTCAAATGTACGGGCAGGTAACTATTGGTGATATTTGTGCAGAAAGAGGAAGAGAACTTTATCTGGAAGAGTGGAGAAATGCAGAGTTAAAACGTATTTCACACTGCCTCGCCCTGAGTGGAAAACCAGATGAGTGGGGTCAGACCTACAATAAAACCAATTGGGATAAACAATCCGGAACTGATGCAGCCGGAGGTAGTTATTGGTACCAGCGTATTTCGCATTATACCCTTTACAACAAATATCCAAGTGGAATTGTTGTTCCAAACGGTACTAAGTTTTATACTATGGACAAACGTAATAACTACTGGCCTATTCCAAACAGTGCTATAACGGCTAATATTAAAGGTAAATTAAGTCAGAACTTCGGTTATGATGGTTACGATCCTAACGTTAAGGTTTGGGATAAATGGCAGGATGCTGTTGCAGATGAAACTCAACTTTAA
- a CDS encoding glycosyl hydrolase — protein sequence MKKLYPILFIWLSVFVHQIFAQAPNLPVKVNLATTLSASKTFTNGTNPDIISFPLSSQTEFTLEVKAKVNAAVGRGLDVEVKNTIGLGFRTSLDKTTFNTTTILSIPENLSTSVDNAQEQTYRYAIKDGVANIYQDGNYLTSKTLDFLNDNSGTTIAYGTDNLLGRWAGVTGNNSGKPNDYGWANTAASLPWNTANSTSGVRYLDVTSGHTFELDNSVYSGRIMYIRWDNASYSTSTYSYPVKLEQGLRYEFSWIYEYISNAAPGAKINVAISSGADGSGVITSKSFTTGNANKLRKGDLSFVSNSDGIYYLTITGDYGLMAIADLKLKSSNLINNWDGFFNDNSGTPAAYGWTNVTSPSIFNTANSTTGARFMDVTSGHTFESDNSVYSGRLMYIRWDSTAIQNSVYSFPVQLEASKGYQFSWIYEYISNLSPGSQMTVSVSTAANGGGTVIASKSFVTGAANKLRKGDLSFQSQSAGTYYINVTGAKALFGIGDLKVQGQQTANIVIGKNYATGAVDMAVTSVTFENVAYAPEKISSPSLQTIDITSNTNVAAYTKSKVVLSGTASLYLKNGYNPLINSTVNLSSADNRLYFENIKPSEVISSQLQYVSVNGVMASNGTNANVTNYGSGTVVSPYVVDYQPLQVFTDENFAGASQQYVTVTPFDNLGAFDNAIKSFKLKKGYMATFATSADGSGYSRVYIAENEDLEISVLPINLKGTISFVRTMRWHQVTKKGLAGGSTEAINSTNITWYYNWNTGMDTTPNVEYVPIRQTQWWPSFTPAYTKDGYTHLLGFNEPDRPDQSNMTVEAAISSWPALLKSGLRVGSPATSDPYNPWMANFMTQAEANNYRIDYVALHCYWYKTAAQWKSDLQNIYDKYKRPIWITEWNIGANWTANNFPDAVTTLTDANATKHKNDLAAILTVLESADYVERYSIYNWVQDARAMYVTINDAFKTRNPNWQNYVWLQTAPVISSTATDYTVLTPAGQYYAKNASAKAYNSAKEYIPLWKTKVETLSYTLSSDYKNITVKWTGTNQELVNKYVLERKLSGESAFSVFYESTNYNVVEKIDQVRTHAEYRIKVVGKDNVESAYSAILVYDQPAISEVPTNFQGEAVSASAINLKWTPVAGAESYKIKRSVTVNGAYEIISAYVKDSIFGDTNLEANKDYFYKIASENAGGESQYSDALQVKTLTTSGALTAKNSNTLALNTLEEESFETISAFPNPTTGQFDIILPANEDLVTIAIYASDAKLISTSKYISENGKIHLNIENQPPGIYLIKIPSHPDITFRIIKK from the coding sequence ATGAAAAAGCTCTACCCAATTTTATTTATATGGTTATCGGTCTTTGTACACCAAATTTTTGCACAAGCGCCTAATTTGCCTGTCAAAGTCAATTTGGCTACGACATTGAGTGCTTCTAAGACTTTTACTAATGGTACGAATCCAGATATTATATCTTTTCCTTTAAGCAGTCAAACTGAATTTACTTTAGAAGTAAAAGCCAAAGTTAATGCTGCTGTAGGCAGAGGATTAGATGTCGAGGTTAAGAATACAATTGGTCTCGGATTTAGAACATCTTTAGATAAAACTACTTTTAATACTACCACAATCTTATCAATACCAGAGAATTTAAGTACTTCCGTAGATAATGCTCAGGAACAAACTTACAGGTATGCAATCAAAGACGGTGTTGCCAATATTTATCAGGATGGAAATTATTTAACTTCTAAAACGCTTGATTTTTTAAATGATAATTCAGGAACAACAATCGCATATGGCACTGATAATCTATTAGGAAGATGGGCTGGAGTCACCGGGAATAATTCTGGCAAACCTAACGATTATGGCTGGGCTAATACGGCTGCAAGTCTTCCGTGGAATACAGCAAATTCAACCAGTGGGGTTCGATACCTGGATGTAACTTCAGGACATACATTTGAATTGGATAATTCAGTTTACAGCGGAAGAATAATGTACATACGTTGGGATAATGCAAGTTATTCAACTTCAACATATAGCTATCCGGTTAAGTTGGAACAGGGCTTGCGATATGAATTTTCATGGATTTACGAATACATATCTAATGCTGCTCCCGGCGCGAAAATTAATGTAGCGATTTCATCAGGTGCAGACGGATCAGGTGTTATAACTTCTAAATCATTTACAACTGGTAATGCCAACAAATTAAGAAAAGGAGATTTATCTTTTGTTTCAAATTCTGACGGTATTTATTATTTGACAATCACTGGTGATTACGGACTTATGGCGATTGCCGATTTAAAACTTAAATCTTCAAATTTAATTAATAACTGGGACGGATTTTTTAATGATAATTCAGGAACTCCTGCTGCTTATGGGTGGACAAATGTTACTTCGCCATCTATTTTTAATACAGCAAACAGTACTACCGGAGCACGGTTTATGGATGTAACTTCAGGTCATACTTTCGAATCAGATAATTCAGTTTACAGCGGAAGGTTAATGTATATCAGATGGGACAGTACTGCGATTCAAAATTCAGTTTACTCTTTTCCGGTACAGTTAGAAGCCTCAAAAGGTTATCAGTTTTCATGGATATATGAATACATTTCGAATTTAAGTCCTGGTTCTCAAATGACAGTATCTGTTTCCACAGCTGCAAATGGCGGAGGAACAGTTATAGCATCAAAAAGTTTTGTAACAGGAGCTGCTAATAAATTACGAAAAGGAGATTTGTCTTTTCAATCTCAAAGTGCAGGTACTTATTATATAAACGTAACCGGAGCCAAAGCGCTTTTCGGAATAGGTGATTTAAAAGTTCAGGGACAGCAGACAGCAAACATTGTTATTGGTAAAAATTACGCAACCGGCGCTGTTGACATGGCAGTTACTTCAGTTACTTTTGAGAATGTGGCTTATGCACCGGAGAAAATTAGTAGTCCGTCGTTACAAACTATAGATATTACGAGCAACACAAATGTTGCTGCTTATACAAAATCAAAAGTTGTGTTAAGCGGAACGGCTTCCTTATATCTAAAAAACGGATATAATCCTTTAATCAATTCGACAGTAAATTTAAGTTCAGCAGATAACCGTTTGTATTTTGAAAATATTAAACCGAGTGAAGTTATCAGTTCGCAGTTACAATATGTTTCTGTAAACGGTGTTATGGCAAGTAATGGTACAAACGCCAATGTCACAAATTATGGATCAGGTACAGTTGTCTCGCCTTATGTTGTAGATTATCAGCCATTACAAGTTTTTACCGACGAAAATTTTGCAGGCGCATCTCAGCAATATGTTACAGTAACTCCATTTGATAATTTAGGAGCATTTGATAATGCGATCAAATCCTTTAAATTGAAAAAAGGTTATATGGCAACTTTTGCCACAAGTGCAGACGGATCAGGATACAGCAGAGTTTATATAGCAGAAAATGAAGATCTTGAAATTTCGGTTTTACCAATTAATTTGAAAGGAACAATTTCATTTGTCAGAACAATGAGATGGCACCAGGTCACTAAAAAAGGACTGGCCGGTGGAAGTACAGAAGCGATCAATTCAACAAATATTACCTGGTATTACAATTGGAATACAGGAATGGATACTACACCAAACGTAGAATATGTACCAATACGCCAAACCCAATGGTGGCCTTCATTTACACCAGCTTATACTAAAGATGGCTATACTCATTTATTAGGATTTAACGAACCAGATCGTCCTGATCAATCCAATATGACAGTTGAAGCGGCGATAAGTTCCTGGCCGGCTCTTTTGAAATCAGGATTAAGAGTAGGCTCTCCGGCAACGTCAGATCCTTATAATCCCTGGATGGCTAATTTTATGACGCAGGCAGAGGCTAATAATTATAGAATTGATTATGTAGCACTTCACTGTTACTGGTATAAAACGGCAGCACAATGGAAAAGTGATTTGCAGAACATATACGATAAATACAAAAGACCTATTTGGATAACAGAATGGAATATTGGTGCAAACTGGACAGCTAATAATTTTCCGGATGCTGTTACTACACTTACTGATGCTAACGCAACGAAACACAAAAATGACCTGGCAGCGATATTAACTGTTTTGGAAAGTGCCGATTATGTAGAGCGCTATTCAATCTACAATTGGGTACAAGATGCCAGGGCAATGTATGTTACCATAAATGATGCGTTTAAAACAAGAAACCCAAACTGGCAGAATTATGTTTGGCTGCAAACAGCGCCAGTAATTTCCAGTACAGCAACTGATTATACAGTTTTAACTCCGGCAGGGCAATATTACGCCAAAAATGCATCGGCGAAAGCCTATAATTCTGCTAAAGAATACATTCCATTATGGAAAACAAAAGTAGAAACGTTGAGTTACACCCTTTCTTCAGATTATAAAAATATTACAGTAAAATGGACAGGAACTAATCAGGAGTTAGTAAATAAATATGTTCTTGAAAGAAAGCTAAGTGGCGAAAGCGCCTTTTCAGTTTTCTACGAATCCACCAATTACAATGTTGTTGAAAAAATCGATCAGGTTCGTACACATGCCGAATACAGAATTAAAGTTGTTGGTAAAGACAATGTTGAGTCAGCATACTCAGCGATATTGGTTTATGATCAGCCTGCGATTTCTGAGGTTCCAACAAATTTTCAGGGTGAGGCAGTATCAGCATCAGCAATCAATTTAAAATGGACGCCTGTAGCAGGAGCAGAATCTTATAAAATTAAAAGGTCTGTAACTGTTAACGGTGCTTATGAAATTATATCTGCTTATGTCAAGGACAGCATTTTTGGTGATACAAATTTAGAAGCAAATAAAGATTACTTCTATAAAATTGCATCAGAAAATGCGGGAGGTGAAAGTCAGTATTCTGACGCTTTACAGGTTAAAACATTGACAACTTCGGGTGCTTTAACCGCTAAAAACTCAAATACATTGGCTTTAAATACATTGGAAGAGGAATCTTTTGAAACGATTAGCGCTTTTCCAAATCCTACTACAGGTCAATTCGATATTATTTTACCAGCAAATGAGGATTTAGTTACAATTGCAATTTATGCTTCGGATGCAAAATTAATTTCAACATCAAAATACATAAGTGAAAATGGTAAAATCCATCTGAATATTGAAAATCAGCCGCCGGGAATTTATCTGATTAAGATTCCATCGCATCCGGATATAACATTCCGAATTATTAAAAAATAA
- a CDS encoding family 16 glycosylhydrolase — MRFIGKFLVSGIVLMLLFSFVKFKQKPSFSEDYKLVWADEFNTNGSPDEKNWNYETGFVRNQENQWYQKENAYCKDGFLIIEARNENRANPDFVSKTHKDWVKSRDSIKVTSSCLITRGKHSWKYGRFEMRAKIPVEKGMWPAFWTLGVKGNWPANGEIDIMEYYTGKILANAAWKSNEAQTAWDSKTVMLSEFKDDSWADKFHIWRMDWDAQWIKLYVDDQLLNEINVEETIRDKNQKIIPFQQPHYLLVNLAVGGINGGEFTTANLPSKYIIDYIRVYQKSK; from the coding sequence ATGAGATTTATTGGTAAGTTTTTGGTGTCAGGAATTGTCCTGATGCTTCTTTTTAGTTTTGTAAAGTTCAAACAAAAACCTTCATTTTCTGAAGATTATAAGTTAGTCTGGGCAGACGAATTTAATACAAATGGTTCTCCGGATGAAAAGAATTGGAATTACGAAACAGGTTTTGTGAGAAATCAGGAAAATCAGTGGTATCAAAAAGAAAATGCCTATTGCAAAGATGGTTTTCTAATTATTGAAGCCAGAAATGAAAACAGAGCCAATCCAGATTTTGTATCTAAAACCCATAAAGATTGGGTAAAAAGCAGAGATTCTATAAAAGTTACTTCTTCTTGTTTAATTACCCGTGGAAAACATTCCTGGAAATACGGACGTTTTGAAATGCGTGCTAAAATTCCCGTTGAAAAAGGAATGTGGCCAGCCTTTTGGACTTTGGGTGTAAAAGGAAACTGGCCTGCAAATGGCGAAATTGATATCATGGAATATTATACGGGAAAAATATTAGCCAATGCAGCCTGGAAATCAAATGAGGCACAGACCGCGTGGGATAGTAAAACAGTTATGCTGAGTGAATTTAAAGATGATTCCTGGGCTGATAAATTTCATATCTGGAGAATGGATTGGGATGCACAGTGGATTAAATTATATGTTGATGATCAACTGCTAAACGAAATTAATGTGGAAGAAACAATTCGGGATAAAAATCAAAAGATAATTCCATTTCAGCAGCCTCATTATTTGTTAGTGAATCTGGCTGTAGGAGGAATAAATGGAGGAGAATTTACGACAGCCAATCTTCCATCAAAATACATAATTGATTATATCAGGGTTTATCAAAAAAGTAAGTGA
- a CDS encoding glycoside hydrolase family 2 TIM barrel-domain containing protein encodes MEFEHLNLVPKVVFLLNGKKILLNGGCVHHDNGALGAAAYDRAEERKVELLKAAGFNAVRTSHNPPSEAFLNACDRLGMLVIDEAFDGWREKKNTYDYSIIFDKWWKHDVESMVLRDRNHPSIIMWSIGNEIIERTKPEAVETAKMLANAIRNIDATRPVTSAMTTWDQGWEIFDPLMAAHDVAGYNYQLHRAESDHERVPSRIILQTESYPKDAFANWNLVQKHNYILGDFVWTAMDYLGESGIGRYIYPGEPIGEHWERNLYPWHGAYCGDVDLMGWRKPISHYRSMLYNDNEKIYMAVKEPNPESGEIKLTLWAVWPTWESWTWPGHEGKNIEVEIYSKYPKVRLYLNGKNIGEKETTKAQEFKATFVIPYESGELKAVGLENGKERESVLLKTASQPSKIKLTADRKTIKADSQDLVYVTVEITDEKGILNPNAENELTFKVSGAGTIAGVDNANLKDADLYSANTRKAWHGRAMVIIKSNGESGTINLEVTSPGLNKSVIKIQSTGKK; translated from the coding sequence TTGGAATTCGAACACTTGAATTTAGTACCAAAAGTGGTTTTTTTATTAAACGGAAAAAAAATCCTCTTAAACGGCGGGTGTGTACATCATGACAATGGCGCGTTGGGTGCGGCTGCTTATGATCGCGCCGAAGAAAGAAAAGTAGAATTACTCAAAGCTGCCGGATTTAATGCGGTCAGAACCTCACATAATCCTCCTTCAGAAGCTTTTCTGAATGCCTGCGATCGATTAGGGATGCTTGTAATAGATGAGGCTTTTGATGGCTGGCGAGAAAAGAAAAACACTTACGATTATTCCATAATTTTTGATAAATGGTGGAAACATGATGTAGAATCTATGGTACTAAGAGACCGTAATCATCCTTCTATAATCATGTGGAGCATTGGCAATGAAATTATTGAGCGAACCAAACCTGAGGCGGTTGAAACAGCAAAAATGCTGGCAAACGCTATTCGAAATATAGATGCTACTCGTCCCGTAACATCAGCAATGACTACCTGGGATCAGGGATGGGAAATTTTTGATCCTTTAATGGCTGCTCATGATGTCGCAGGATATAATTATCAGCTGCATCGTGCAGAATCAGACCATGAAAGAGTGCCATCCCGAATTATTCTGCAAACAGAATCATATCCTAAAGATGCTTTTGCCAACTGGAATTTAGTTCAAAAACACAATTATATTTTAGGTGATTTTGTGTGGACAGCAATGGATTATTTAGGTGAATCTGGTATTGGCCGTTATATATATCCGGGTGAGCCTATTGGCGAACATTGGGAAAGAAATTTATATCCATGGCATGGTGCTTATTGTGGTGATGTCGATTTAATGGGCTGGAGAAAACCAATTTCGCATTACAGAAGTATGCTGTATAACGACAACGAAAAAATATACATGGCTGTAAAGGAACCAAATCCTGAAAGCGGAGAAATTAAACTTACACTGTGGGCTGTTTGGCCAACCTGGGAAAGCTGGACCTGGCCTGGCCATGAAGGAAAGAATATTGAAGTAGAAATATATTCAAAATATCCAAAAGTTAGATTATATCTGAATGGAAAAAACATTGGAGAGAAAGAAACTACGAAAGCCCAGGAATTTAAAGCAACTTTTGTAATTCCGTATGAGAGCGGTGAATTAAAAGCGGTTGGTTTGGAAAATGGAAAAGAAAGGGAATCAGTTTTATTAAAAACGGCCAGTCAGCCATCGAAAATTAAATTAACAGCAGATCGCAAAACCATAAAAGCTGATAGTCAGGATTTGGTATATGTAACTGTTGAAATTACAGATGAAAAAGGTATTTTGAATCCAAATGCGGAAAATGAACTTACTTTTAAAGTTTCCGGTGCCGGAACAATAGCAGGAGTTGATAATGCGAATTTAAAAGATGCTGATTTATATAGTGCCAATACCCGAAAAGCTTGGCATGGACGTGCTATGGTAATTATTAAAAGTAATGGAGAATCGGGAACTATTAATCTTGAAGTGACTTCACCGGGATTAAACAAAAGTGTAATTAAGATACAATCTACAGGAAAAAAATAA
- a CDS encoding sugar-binding domain-containing protein encodes MIKKRPFIKTLILIHLLIIVCVSKSTGQNLDSKRKQLFNFDWRFSLGDSSDYRLVDFDDSNWRKLNLPHDWSIEGKSEKDNVSGGDGGFYPMGAGWYRKTFSVPSEWKDQKIAIYFEGAYMNAEVFVNGKSVGLQPYGYTSFEYDVTPYLKFGQKNVIAVKVDNAQQKNCRWYSGSGIYRNVWLTVKNPVHIKNWGVAITTLEVKNNKAAIQVKTIVKNESSALQNLLLSTVIADKKGKDTGNSTSKIELQPNEEKEVIQTITIENPKLWSVELPNRYQVNSIIKKESKSIDALTTDFGIRTLEFSTKSGFFIKRKKNPLKRRVCTS; translated from the coding sequence ATGATTAAAAAGAGACCATTTATAAAAACATTAATTTTAATTCATTTATTAATAATTGTTTGTGTCTCAAAAAGTACGGGACAAAATTTAGATAGTAAACGAAAACAACTTTTTAATTTTGATTGGAGATTTTCTTTAGGAGATTCTTCTGATTATCGTTTAGTAGATTTTGATGATAGTAATTGGAGAAAATTGAATTTACCCCATGATTGGAGTATTGAAGGGAAATCGGAAAAAGATAATGTAAGTGGAGGAGATGGAGGTTTTTACCCAATGGGAGCAGGCTGGTATCGAAAAACATTTTCAGTTCCTTCTGAATGGAAAGATCAAAAGATTGCCATTTATTTTGAAGGAGCTTATATGAATGCTGAGGTATTTGTCAACGGGAAATCAGTGGGGCTACAACCTTATGGCTATACTTCTTTTGAGTATGATGTGACGCCTTATTTAAAATTCGGACAAAAAAATGTAATAGCGGTTAAGGTTGATAACGCTCAACAAAAAAATTGCAGATGGTACAGCGGTTCAGGTATTTACAGGAATGTGTGGTTAACAGTAAAAAATCCGGTTCATATTAAAAATTGGGGCGTTGCCATTACTACTTTGGAGGTAAAAAATAACAAAGCTGCGATTCAGGTTAAAACTATAGTTAAAAATGAAAGTTCGGCTCTGCAAAATTTATTGCTTTCCACTGTTATTGCTGATAAAAAAGGAAAAGATACGGGAAATTCGACAAGTAAAATAGAATTACAGCCAAACGAAGAAAAAGAAGTAATTCAAACTATAACAATCGAAAATCCAAAATTATGGTCGGTTGAACTACCAAATAGATATCAGGTTAATTCAATAATTAAGAAAGAATCAAAGAGTATTGATGCTTTAACCACTGATTTTGGAATTCGAACACTTGAATTTAGTACCAAAAGTGGTTTTTTTATTAAACGGAAAAAAAATCCTCTTAAACGGCGGGTGTGTACATCATGA